The following is a genomic window from Borrelia coriaceae.
TATAAGATTTGGTGAAAATAAGGGAAGCATGTCTTTTTATAAACAAAATATGCAGTTAGCACATTTACATAAAGACATAATCTTTAAATACCTTTTACATTTACTAAAGACAAGTTTAAGTGATAAAAAAATTGTTGGTAATTTTGATGACTCATTAGAAGAAAGCAATTTTAATTACACAAATCTAAAAAAATTTGGAATCCTATCTGAAATAGATGAAATAAATAATAAAAGTGTAATGTCGCATCGTGTCGCTCCTCATGCTTTTAATAATAAAGCTAATATAAGCAATAATAAGAATTCTAAAAAATTGATTCTTAAGAATAATGATTCGAATAAACTAAAAAAAGAAGAGTGTAAATTTAAAAGGAATGATGTAGAGACAAGGTTAATTTGTGAACATAAAATCAGTAAAAATTATCTAAACCAAATAAAAGAATACAGTAACAACGATGCAACATACATCAATGCCCTAATCAATCTAGAGACTGCAATAGATGAGTACCAAAGCGAATATTACATCGAAGACATCTTAGAACATTTCTTAAAGCAATTTGGTAATAGGTACAAGTATAAGATTTGGATGATGATGAAGCGTAGTGATGGTGTTATTAGCGATTACGCTCTTATTTGGGAAGGAAGGTTTAGGGATTGGTATCCCAATAAGTACAAGAGTAATTGTGCGGTTAAAGAGACTTATGGAGATAATTTACGAATAGGAATTAAAAAAGCATCTGTTGTTAAGGAGAAAAGGGCTAATGAGCAGTTAAATGTAGAAGAATTAAAGGAGATAGAAAAAGAAAAAGAAAGAGAAGAGGAAAGAAAACGCGAAGCTGCTAGGCTTCAAAAATATTTAACTGGGTTATTTGAAAGAGAAGCAAAAGAAAGAGAAGAGCGACTTAGGAAGGCAAGAGAAGAAGAATTGAATTTAAAAAAGAAAGCTAGAGAAAGCATGCTTGCTACTTTGGAAAAGAGTAAGGAAAGGTGTGTTGGGTTGGATATATCAAATAATGGTATGGATAAGATGATAGATGCTAGTTCAAATGATGATGCTATGGTTAAATTTGCAATTAGAGATGAGTTTGGTGGCTTTAAAACTACTAAGGGAATGAGTATGACTAATTTAGGAATAATGATTGAAGATGTAGTTCAAAATGATAATTTAAAAGAAAAGGAGAGTAAATGAGATTTAATTTGAAATATTTAGCAAGAAGATTATATATAAAAAGGCATAGATTTTGGAATATTTACATGAGCCGTGAAGTACAATCTAAAAGGAGTGATAAAAAAATAATTAACTTTCCAATACTTAGTTCTCAAGATATTGACTATGAGTATGTATATGCATATCTTAAGGATTGGGTATCAAAGAAATATAGAGCTGGTCATGGAATTATAATTAATAGAGTTGTTGATAATTATGAATGTGAAACAATCCAAGGTGCTTTGATGAGTAATATTTTGGATATGATTTTTGAGGATTATAAGGAATTATTTCTTGGTAGTTTGGAAAGGGAGTCTGTTGATAGTAAAGGTAAGGTTGGTGGCATTGAACCTGTTGATGTGTTAGAGGGTAAAAGGGAAGTACCTTTTGAAAGGTTACAAGGCAAGCAAAGTAAAGGATTTAAGAAGGGTAAGATAACAATTGCGTAGAGTTGATGCTATTATGATTTAAGTGAATTGCTAGTTTATGACCAAAGGTTATAGAACTTGAGTAATTCACTTAAGTATTAAGGCTATAAATCCTCCGAGAATTGTTAACCATAATGCAAAAGTTAAACCAAATATCCACTTGTTATTCTTCTCTAGGTTGGATATATCTTTTCTAACAATAGAGATTTCATTGCTAACGTATGATTTT
Proteins encoded in this region:
- a CDS encoding plasmid maintenance protein, which produces MNSLTKKTTNFNSNDTKEQIKSILKSLVALNKDKTSSATKFIRVSQVRYQINRMLRRKLRLYKIYWIIDIKNAKYRKSCGVEDYSARDIYNVVIKLLKNDGQKTVCKRTIERDIKLLNEMGLLESKIIRFGENKGSMSFYKQNMQLAHLHKDIIFKYLLHLLKTSLSDKKIVGNFDDSLEESNFNYTNLKKFGILSEIDEINNKSVMSHRVAPHAFNNKANISNNKNSKKLILKNNDSNKLKKEECKFKRNDVETRLICEHKISKNYLNQIKEYSNNDATYINALINLETAIDEYQSEYYIEDILEHFLKQFGNRYKYKIWMMMKRSDGVISDYALIWEGRFRDWYPNKYKSNCAVKETYGDNLRIGIKKASVVKEKRANEQLNVEELKEIEKEKEREEERKREAARLQKYLTGLFEREAKEREERLRKAREEELNLKKKARESMLATLEKSKERCVGLDISNNGMDKMIDASSNDDAMVKFAIRDEFGGFKTTKGMSMTNLGIMIEDVVQNDNLKEKESK